From Marinobacterium sp. LSUCC0821, a single genomic window includes:
- a CDS encoding cation:proton antiporter codes for MFEHSLFTSFFLIFSGAAVLASIALFTRQPLLVAYIVLGALFGPYGLELVTDTNLLSDIAHIGIIFLLFLLGLDMQPSHLIHMLKKATLVAVGSSIIFLGLGFGVGIGFGFTQSESVMIGAAVMFSSTIIGIKLLPTTVLHHRHTGELVVGLLLLQDVIAILVLLMLNSGSGGDPLISFAKSAIALPAMVILAWLGVRYVILPLLMKFDRFHEYIFLVAIGWCLGMAEAAQLGGLSAEMGAFIAGVTLATSPISQYIATSLKPLRDFFLILFFFSVGASFNLELIPLIAIPAVVLTLAILGVKPVVFWGLLRKISESKNTGWEIGFRLGQISEFSLLIAYLAFDSKMIGIEASHLIQATAILSFLLSTYIVIFNYPTPIAIKDALRRD; via the coding sequence ATGTTTGAGCACAGCCTGTTTACCTCTTTCTTTTTGATCTTCTCTGGCGCGGCTGTACTTGCCTCTATCGCTCTATTTACGCGACAACCTCTACTTGTGGCATATATAGTCCTAGGTGCCCTATTTGGCCCTTATGGCCTTGAATTGGTCACCGATACCAACCTACTTTCGGATATCGCCCATATCGGCATCATCTTTCTGCTTTTCCTACTTGGCCTGGATATGCAACCTAGCCATCTCATTCATATGCTCAAGAAAGCGACACTTGTAGCAGTTGGCAGTTCAATAATCTTTCTAGGTCTTGGATTCGGCGTTGGCATAGGCTTTGGATTCACACAGTCTGAGTCGGTCATGATTGGCGCAGCAGTCATGTTTTCAAGCACCATCATAGGCATCAAGTTACTTCCAACGACTGTGTTACACCATCGGCACACAGGTGAACTAGTGGTAGGACTATTACTGCTTCAGGATGTCATCGCGATACTGGTGCTATTAATGCTCAACAGTGGCAGTGGCGGTGACCCTCTGATTAGCTTCGCGAAATCGGCTATTGCGCTTCCTGCTATGGTGATTCTTGCTTGGCTAGGTGTTCGTTACGTGATTCTGCCACTACTAATGAAGTTCGACCGTTTCCACGAGTATATCTTTCTAGTAGCTATCGGCTGGTGCTTGGGTATGGCCGAAGCGGCTCAACTAGGGGGACTATCAGCAGAGATGGGAGCATTTATTGCAGGTGTAACTCTCGCTACCAGCCCGATATCTCAATATATCGCCACTAGCTTAAAGCCCTTGCGCGACTTCTTCCTGATACTATTTTTCTTCTCAGTTGGCGCAAGTTTTAACTTAGAATTGATACCTCTTATTGCGATACCTGCCGTCGTTCTTACTTTGGCTATTCTAGGTGTTAAGCCAGTCGTCTTCTGGGGATTGCTACGTAAGATTAGTGAATCAAAAAATACCGGTTGGGAGATCGGTTTCAGACTTGGTCAGATATCAGAGTTCTCGCTACTCATCGCCTACCTCGCTTTTGACTCAAAGATGATTGGCATCGAAGCGTCCCACCTCATTCAAGCTACGGCTATTTTGAGCTTTTTGCTATCCACTTATATTGTGATTTTTAACTACCCTACCCCGATTGCCATCAAAGACGCTTTGAGACGCGATTAA
- the lon gene encoding endopeptidase La, whose translation MDHNQDQNTDNRVIDLPVLPLRDVVVYPHMVIPLFVGRQKSIQALEEAMLRDKQILLVAQRSASEDEPKLDHLFSTGTVATILQMLKLPDGTVKVLVEGEYRAQIDSFFEESEHYAAHLRVLDVEEVNNAESDVYKRSALEQFERYIQVNKKIPQEVMTSLNNIDEPGRLADTIAAHMSLKLDQKQTLLEMLDAKVRLEHLMSLMESEIDLVEVEKRIRSRVKKQMEKSQREYYLNEQMKAIQKELGDLDESGGSDLDELSRRIEEAGMPADALDKTRAEFNKLKMMSPMSAEATVVRGYIDWMLQVPWNKRSKVRLDMKRARTILDQDHYGLEEVKERILEYLAVQKRVRQLRGPILCLVGPPGVGKTSLGRSIAKATNREYIRMALGGVRDESEIRGHRRTYIGSMPGKLVQKMAKVGVKNPLFLLDEIDKMGMDHRGDPSSALLEVLDPEQNSTFNDHYLEVDYDLSEVLFICTSNSMNIPGPLLDRMEIIRIPGYTEDEKHNIARRYLVPKQIKQNGLKERELTIEDSAITYMIRYYTREAGVRGLEREISKICRKVVKEISLGEIAAKTVSVASENLENYLGVHKFNFGRAEEHNQVGQVTGLAWTQVGGDILTIESAVVPGKGRQVLTGSLGDVMKESIQAALTVVRNRASSLGVASDFHEKRDIHIHVPEGATPKDGPSAGIGMCTALVSALTGIPVKADVAMTGEITLRGQVLPIGGLKEKLLAAHRGGIKTVLIPEENRRDLKEIPDNIKADLSIIPVKWIDEVLSVALVEQPKPLTESEVKELASETTKEKLTGESISTH comes from the coding sequence ATGGATCATAATCAAGATCAGAACACAGATAACAGAGTGATAGATTTACCGGTATTGCCGCTGCGTGATGTAGTGGTATACCCACATATGGTTATCCCACTCTTTGTTGGTCGTCAAAAATCTATTCAAGCGCTTGAAGAAGCGATGCTAAGAGATAAGCAGATTCTGTTAGTGGCTCAGCGCAGTGCTTCAGAAGATGAGCCTAAACTCGATCATCTCTTCTCTACAGGCACAGTGGCGACAATACTGCAGATGCTTAAACTCCCTGACGGTACCGTAAAAGTGCTTGTCGAAGGTGAGTACCGTGCACAGATAGATAGCTTTTTTGAAGAGTCAGAGCACTACGCGGCTCACCTTCGAGTGCTGGATGTCGAAGAGGTTAACAATGCAGAGTCAGATGTCTACAAACGCTCGGCGCTTGAGCAGTTTGAGCGCTACATCCAGGTCAATAAGAAGATTCCTCAAGAGGTGATGACCTCTCTAAATAATATTGATGAGCCTGGTCGTTTGGCTGACACAATCGCCGCTCACATGTCCCTAAAACTTGATCAGAAGCAGACCCTTCTTGAGATGCTTGATGCTAAAGTGCGTCTCGAACATCTGATGTCACTGATGGAGTCTGAGATCGATCTTGTTGAAGTAGAAAAACGGATTCGCTCTCGTGTCAAAAAGCAGATGGAGAAGAGTCAGCGTGAGTACTATCTGAATGAGCAGATGAAGGCGATTCAGAAAGAGCTAGGTGATCTTGATGAGTCTGGCGGTAGCGATCTTGATGAGCTCTCTCGTCGCATTGAAGAGGCTGGTATGCCTGCTGATGCGCTTGATAAGACGCGCGCAGAGTTTAATAAACTTAAGATGATGTCACCGATGAGCGCTGAGGCGACCGTTGTTCGTGGCTACATCGATTGGATGTTGCAGGTACCTTGGAATAAACGCTCTAAAGTGCGTCTTGATATGAAGCGTGCACGCACGATTCTTGATCAGGACCACTACGGTCTTGAAGAGGTAAAAGAGCGTATCCTCGAATACTTAGCGGTTCAGAAGCGTGTACGCCAGTTACGTGGGCCAATTCTTTGTCTTGTAGGGCCTCCAGGTGTGGGTAAAACCTCGCTAGGGCGTTCAATCGCCAAAGCGACGAATCGCGAATATATCCGTATGGCCTTGGGTGGTGTGCGTGATGAGTCAGAGATTCGTGGTCATCGCCGCACCTACATTGGATCTATGCCGGGTAAGCTAGTTCAAAAGATGGCTAAAGTTGGGGTGAAAAACCCACTCTTCTTGCTCGATGAGATCGACAAGATGGGTATGGACCACCGTGGTGATCCATCTTCAGCGCTACTTGAAGTGCTTGACCCAGAGCAGAACAGTACCTTTAACGACCACTACCTAGAGGTTGATTACGATCTCTCTGAAGTACTCTTTATCTGTACCTCTAACTCGATGAATATTCCTGGCCCACTTCTTGATCGTATGGAGATTATCCGTATTCCTGGCTACACCGAGGACGAGAAGCATAATATTGCGCGTCGTTACCTGGTGCCTAAGCAGATCAAACAGAATGGCTTGAAAGAGCGTGAGTTGACGATCGAAGATAGCGCGATCACCTACATGATCCGCTATTACACTCGCGAAGCTGGTGTGCGTGGCTTGGAACGTGAGATCTCTAAAATCTGCCGTAAGGTGGTAAAAGAGATCTCTCTTGGAGAGATCGCAGCTAAAACTGTTTCGGTTGCTTCAGAAAACCTCGAGAACTACCTAGGTGTTCATAAATTTAACTTCGGTCGTGCTGAAGAGCATAACCAGGTGGGCCAGGTTACAGGCCTTGCTTGGACTCAAGTTGGCGGTGACATCCTGACGATTGAAAGTGCAGTTGTGCCAGGTAAAGGACGTCAGGTTCTGACTGGTTCGCTGGGCGATGTTATGAAAGAGTCTATCCAGGCTGCTCTGACAGTGGTACGAAATCGTGCTTCTAGCCTAGGGGTTGCTAGTGATTTCCATGAGAAGCGTGACATTCACATTCACGTACCTGAAGGGGCTACCCCTAAAGATGGCCCAAGTGCGGGTATCGGTATGTGTACTGCTCTTGTCTCTGCCCTTACAGGAATTCCAGTTAAAGCTGATGTGGCAATGACAGGCGAAATAACTCTTCGTGGCCAGGTTTTACCTATTGGAGGCTTGAAAGAGAAGCTCTTGGCAGCGCACCGTGGCGGCATTAAAACTGTATTGATTCCTGAAGAGAATCGTCGCGACTTAAAAGAGATTCCTGACAATATCAAAGCAGATCTCAGCATAATTCCAGTTAAATGGATTGATGAGGTTTTGAGTGTAGCTCTAGTTGAACAACCTAAGCCTTTAACTGAAAGTGAGGTTAAAGAGCTTGCGTCTGAAACAACAAAAGAGAAATTGACTGGGGAGTCAATCAGTACACATTAG
- the bamC gene encoding outer membrane protein assembly factor BamC, whose translation MKLKFPILATAILVTTGCAVKDNPIYGENGVIRDRGQEYAYAQAGKRLEIPAELDAKSTQDVLTVPQINESLVASAELVPEAPRPEFFFAAEGNDRASIRPLEGDRVIIVDEPIDLVWRELQPFWSDAEIKLETSDPREGVMESEWIRVEGEDLSYLQRLLNNLKFNSEANEPSLNKLRVRLRPDPENTARTAISLQQAQIPLSGDKDQVNWSKDATELDYSNEIMFAMLNYLSRGDISATAPTLSKFEKGEGPTAQMGMDSRNQPLLNVRASGDEAWDLVNASLDTAGIDVGTRDQESGVIYLTYKHSVIKEEPKGFLEWLRARETGPITIKFPGSEEPKAVKENVVYSSDPDAIVVGAEPTQEELQNMEGFKVWMGGRVVYVFGQDNQQRTNADGDTYTYKRYQLHFNRARSGVLLSVKDEKGEAANAQGAEELLWAIKDHLK comes from the coding sequence ATGAAACTTAAGTTTCCGATTCTGGCAACTGCCATTCTTGTTACCACAGGTTGTGCTGTCAAAGATAACCCAATCTACGGTGAGAATGGGGTCATTCGTGACCGTGGTCAGGAGTATGCGTATGCGCAAGCTGGTAAGCGTCTTGAGATTCCAGCAGAGTTAGATGCTAAGTCTACTCAGGATGTCCTGACTGTACCTCAGATCAATGAATCCCTTGTTGCCTCTGCAGAACTTGTACCAGAGGCTCCGCGTCCAGAGTTCTTCTTCGCAGCGGAAGGTAATGATCGCGCTTCAATTCGTCCGCTAGAGGGTGATCGTGTCATCATCGTTGATGAGCCTATTGATCTTGTTTGGCGTGAACTACAGCCATTCTGGAGTGATGCAGAGATCAAACTTGAGACCTCAGACCCACGTGAAGGTGTGATGGAGTCTGAATGGATTCGCGTAGAGGGTGAAGATCTTAGTTACCTTCAACGTTTGCTCAATAATCTTAAGTTCAACTCTGAAGCTAATGAACCCTCATTGAATAAACTGCGTGTTCGTTTGCGCCCTGATCCTGAAAACACCGCAAGAACCGCAATCAGTTTGCAACAAGCGCAGATTCCATTGAGTGGCGATAAAGATCAAGTGAACTGGAGTAAGGACGCAACTGAACTCGATTACTCAAACGAGATTATGTTCGCGATGCTTAACTACCTTAGCCGTGGCGATATTAGTGCGACTGCGCCTACTCTCTCTAAGTTCGAGAAGGGTGAGGGTCCAACTGCTCAGATGGGTATGGATTCACGCAATCAGCCGCTGTTGAACGTTCGTGCATCGGGTGATGAGGCTTGGGATCTTGTTAATGCTTCACTTGATACTGCAGGTATCGATGTGGGTACTCGTGATCAGGAGAGTGGTGTTATCTACCTCACTTACAAACACTCAGTGATTAAAGAGGAGCCTAAGGGTTTCCTAGAGTGGTTGCGTGCGAGAGAGACTGGCCCAATTACGATTAAATTCCCTGGTAGCGAAGAGCCAAAAGCGGTTAAAGAGAATGTAGTTTATAGCTCCGATCCTGATGCTATAGTTGTGGGCGCTGAGCCAACTCAAGAAGAGCTACAGAATATGGAAGGCTTTAAAGTTTGGATGGGTGGTCGAGTTGTCTATGTCTTCGGTCAAGACAATCAGCAGCGCACTAATGCCGATGGCGATACCTATACTTACAAACGTTATCAGTTGCACTTCAACCGCGCCCGCTCAGGGGTTCTCTTGTCTGTTAAAGATGAAAAGGGTGAAGCGGCAAATGCGCAGGGTGCAGAAGAGTTACTTTGGGCGATCAAAGATCACCTTAAATAG
- a CDS encoding HU family DNA-binding protein, with the protein MNKSELIDSIAASADLPKAAAGRALDAALEAVTAALAKGDSVALVGFGTFTVKSRAARTGRNPQTGAPIQIAAATLPTFKPGKALKDAVNK; encoded by the coding sequence GTGAACAAATCTGAACTAATCGATTCAATCGCAGCATCAGCAGATCTTCCAAAAGCAGCAGCTGGTCGTGCTCTTGATGCAGCACTAGAAGCAGTAACTGCAGCACTAGCTAAAGGCGACTCAGTTGCTTTAGTTGGCTTCGGTACTTTCACTGTGAAATCACGTGCAGCACGCACTGGCCGTAACCCACAGACTGGTGCACCAATCCAGATCGCTGCGGCTACTCTGCCAACTTTCAAGCCAGGTAAAGCTCTGAAAGACGCAGTAAATAAGTAA
- a CDS encoding SurA N-terminal domain-containing protein — MLQSMRDNSQGIIAKILVGLIIVVFALWGVDSLVGLATAEPPPAEVNGKAVEKGELFRAVELQRRQVLSQMGDKADPALLDDVLLRKVVLENLIDRTLQVADAEEKGLFVSDQLLDQIIVTTKDFQRDGRFDRDQFELALRSAGFTPLSYRELLRSETMVNQVRGAYSESSFMTDAELDRLLALNTQTRDLRVITLAADQKVDIADSDVQALYESRKGSLATDEQVIVQYVALTRDQFVDTASVTDAEINSAYSQFTSTFDAKEERLASHILFEVNDQQDAATAKAKAEELLAKINAGADFAEMAKANSQDMLSASSGGELGYLTKGLFEGPFDDALFSLQVGQVSAPVETEFGIHLIKLNDLRKAEVPSKAEMLEELRQQVAEQNAEQLYVTSMERLADLAFSSGDLFALADELGLKIETSAPFSRAGGEGDFAEQKVIRAAFADMVLKEKLNSDPIEVNSGRTLVMHLKELIPARTLALDEVKENLVAELKQQRAAEQAMTLAQQTVEKAKAGEKLNWTTYSAVVRGAQNGLEPAVIDAAFALARPEGDSRFYATVATADGGAVVVTVDAVGQSADAIQPELRSQIARMLATAEGSAAFQARFNQLKSKAEIKIN; from the coding sequence ATGTTGCAATCTATGCGCGACAATTCGCAGGGTATCATCGCGAAGATTCTTGTCGGTTTAATTATTGTTGTATTTGCCCTATGGGGTGTCGACTCACTTGTAGGTTTAGCAACCGCTGAACCGCCTCCAGCCGAAGTAAATGGTAAGGCTGTTGAGAAGGGTGAGCTTTTCCGTGCTGTTGAACTTCAACGTCGTCAGGTTCTATCACAGATGGGTGATAAAGCTGATCCAGCACTGCTTGATGATGTGCTTCTACGTAAAGTTGTTCTTGAAAATCTAATCGATCGCACATTGCAGGTCGCTGATGCTGAAGAGAAGGGGCTATTTGTCTCTGATCAGTTGTTAGATCAGATTATTGTGACTACAAAAGATTTTCAGCGCGACGGCCGTTTTGATCGCGATCAGTTCGAATTGGCTCTTCGTAGTGCAGGTTTTACGCCACTAAGCTACCGTGAACTGCTGCGCAGTGAAACGATGGTTAACCAGGTGCGTGGCGCATACAGTGAATCATCGTTTATGACGGATGCTGAGCTAGATCGTCTGCTTGCGCTTAATACCCAAACGCGTGATCTACGAGTAATTACGCTAGCTGCTGATCAAAAAGTCGATATTGCTGACTCAGATGTTCAAGCTCTCTATGAGTCCCGCAAAGGTTCATTGGCAACAGATGAGCAGGTTATTGTTCAGTATGTAGCACTAACGCGTGATCAGTTCGTTGATACTGCCTCTGTCACTGATGCAGAAATTAATAGTGCCTACTCGCAATTCACATCAACATTTGATGCTAAAGAAGAGCGACTAGCTTCTCACATTTTATTTGAAGTGAATGACCAGCAGGATGCTGCAACGGCTAAAGCTAAAGCTGAAGAGCTATTGGCGAAAATCAATGCAGGTGCTGACTTTGCTGAGATGGCGAAAGCAAACTCTCAGGATATGCTCTCTGCAAGTTCAGGTGGTGAATTGGGTTACCTAACCAAGGGGTTATTCGAAGGTCCATTTGATGATGCACTATTCTCGCTTCAGGTGGGTCAGGTATCTGCACCGGTAGAGACGGAGTTTGGTATCCACCTCATTAAATTAAATGACCTTCGTAAAGCTGAAGTTCCCTCTAAAGCAGAGATGCTAGAGGAGTTACGTCAGCAAGTAGCTGAGCAGAATGCAGAACAGCTCTACGTAACATCAATGGAGCGTTTAGCCGATCTAGCTTTCTCTTCGGGAGATCTATTTGCCCTAGCTGATGAGCTCGGTCTGAAAATCGAAACTTCAGCGCCATTCTCTCGTGCGGGTGGTGAAGGAGACTTTGCTGAGCAGAAGGTGATTCGAGCTGCTTTTGCTGATATGGTACTTAAAGAGAAGCTAAACTCTGATCCAATCGAGGTAAACTCTGGCCGAACTCTGGTTATGCATCTGAAGGAGCTTATTCCTGCTCGCACACTTGCTCTAGACGAGGTTAAAGAGAACCTAGTTGCTGAACTTAAACAGCAACGCGCTGCAGAACAGGCTATGACCCTTGCCCAGCAAACTGTTGAGAAAGCAAAAGCGGGTGAGAAGTTGAATTGGACTACCTATTCTGCTGTTGTGCGTGGTGCGCAAAACGGCCTAGAGCCTGCTGTAATTGATGCAGCCTTTGCTCTTGCGCGCCCAGAGGGTGATTCTCGCTTCTACGCGACTGTTGCGACAGCAGACGGTGGTGCAGTAGTGGTAACTGTGGATGCGGTTGGCCAGTCTGCGGATGCTATTCAGCCAGAACTGCGCTCGCAAATTGCTCGAATGCTAGCGACTGCAGAGGGTAGTGCAGCCTTCCAAGCGCGTTTCAATCAGTTGAAGTCTAAAGCTGAGATTAAGATCAACTAA
- the purC gene encoding phosphoribosylaminoimidazolesuccinocarboxamide synthase yields the protein MEKRQELYAGKAKSVFTTDDPDLMVLEFRDDTSAFDGKKMEQLDRKGMVNNKFNAFIMQKLADAGIPTHFVKLVSDNESVVKRLEMMPVECVVRNIAAGSLVRRLGVEEGMELTPPTFELFLKNDALGDPMVNESLVETFGWAKPDQLARAKELTFKVNEVLKKMFADAGMLLVDYKLEFGIFNGEVVLGDEFSPDGCRVWDKETREKMDKDRFRQGLGGVIEAYEEVGRRLGIQF from the coding sequence ATGGAAAAGCGTCAAGAGCTATACGCAGGGAAAGCGAAGTCGGTATTCACAACTGACGATCCAGATCTAATGGTATTGGAGTTCCGAGATGATACCTCGGCATTCGATGGCAAGAAGATGGAGCAGTTGGACCGTAAAGGTATGGTCAACAACAAATTTAACGCATTCATTATGCAGAAGTTGGCAGATGCTGGTATACCAACTCACTTTGTGAAGCTCGTTTCTGATAATGAGTCTGTTGTTAAGCGCCTTGAAATGATGCCGGTTGAGTGTGTTGTTCGTAACATTGCAGCGGGCTCACTTGTGCGTCGTTTGGGTGTTGAAGAGGGTATGGAGTTAACTCCACCAACCTTTGAGCTTTTCCTGAAGAATGATGCGTTGGGCGATCCTATGGTTAATGAGTCTCTTGTTGAGACCTTTGGTTGGGCTAAACCAGACCAGTTGGCGCGTGCTAAAGAGCTGACCTTTAAGGTGAACGAAGTCCTTAAGAAGATGTTTGCTGATGCAGGAATGTTGCTAGTCGACTACAAACTAGAGTTTGGTATCTTCAATGGCGAAGTGGTTCTTGGCGATGAGTTCTCTCCGGATGGCTGCCGTGTATGGGACAAAGAGACTCGTGAAAAGATGGATAAAGACCGTTTCCGTCAAGGCTTAGGCGGTGTTATCGAAGCCTACGAAGAGGTGGGTCGTCGTCTTGGTATTCAGTTCTAA
- the rlmD gene encoding 23S rRNA (uracil(1939)-C(5))-methyltransferase RlmD: MNQRRIRYGGLKAKRTSSVTSNLPDQIEISGLSIEGRGTARIDGKLIFVSGALPNETVSARLEKSDKRFDEAEVDEIFTASDNRVTPICKHYENCGGCDLQHLETLKAVELKQEQILSILERQANLTPKTVDAPLLSTKTSGYRRSARVGINQRETGELLIGFRRAASNKLVNIDQCPVLTERMNEFLSALRETLTPFDKLKMLTHIELVDGDTGLNVEIRATKGLSDELRLALTELAKSAQTNLRIALDSQTVELNRCFEPSYQLNEQSLNLEFDTTDFLQVNAEVNQQMINRALEWLKPIDTDQVLDLFSGLGNFSLPLAQICAGVTAVEGSAKMVERSLSNARLNGIDNIEAYKADLSQVTPSVHWLKRSYDLIVIDPPRTGAAAIIPALEQQKPRALLYVACDPMSLVRDSQLLVAQGYKLSRLAVADMFPNTHHIETLALFEANR, translated from the coding sequence ATGAATCAAAGACGTATCCGTTATGGCGGCCTAAAAGCTAAGAGAACATCTTCTGTCACAAGCAACCTACCAGATCAGATAGAAATCAGTGGGCTCTCCATAGAGGGTCGTGGTACGGCACGAATCGATGGCAAGCTCATTTTTGTCAGTGGTGCCCTCCCTAACGAGACCGTTTCAGCAAGGCTTGAGAAATCAGACAAGCGCTTTGATGAGGCAGAGGTTGATGAGATTTTTACCGCATCAGACAATCGAGTAACGCCGATATGCAAACACTACGAGAACTGCGGCGGCTGTGACCTACAACATCTCGAGACACTAAAAGCGGTTGAGCTGAAACAGGAGCAGATTCTTTCAATCCTTGAACGCCAAGCGAACCTCACTCCTAAAACAGTTGATGCGCCGCTTCTCAGTACTAAAACATCTGGCTATCGCAGAAGCGCACGAGTAGGAATCAATCAACGTGAAACTGGCGAGTTACTGATAGGTTTTAGACGCGCTGCGAGTAACAAACTGGTCAACATCGACCAGTGTCCAGTTTTAACCGAGCGGATGAACGAATTTCTCTCTGCACTGCGAGAAACGCTTACCCCTTTCGACAAACTGAAGATGCTGACCCATATCGAGCTGGTCGATGGCGACACCGGGTTAAATGTTGAGATTAGAGCCACCAAAGGACTTAGCGATGAACTTCGCCTTGCACTCACAGAACTCGCCAAGTCAGCCCAAACCAACCTACGTATAGCGCTAGATAGCCAGACCGTCGAATTGAACCGTTGCTTCGAGCCTAGCTATCAACTGAATGAGCAGTCACTTAACCTTGAGTTTGATACCACTGACTTCCTGCAGGTGAATGCAGAGGTCAACCAACAGATGATCAATCGTGCATTGGAGTGGCTGAAACCAATAGACACTGACCAGGTGCTCGATCTCTTTTCAGGGTTAGGGAATTTCAGCCTGCCCTTAGCTCAGATCTGTGCTGGGGTTACGGCAGTAGAAGGTAGTGCCAAGATGGTAGAGCGATCTCTAAGCAATGCTCGCCTCAATGGCATCGATAACATTGAAGCCTACAAAGCAGACCTGAGTCAGGTTACACCTAGCGTGCATTGGTTAAAGAGGTCATATGACTTGATTGTTATAGACCCGCCAAGAACTGGCGCTGCAGCCATCATACCGGCGCTTGAACAGCAAAAACCGAGAGCGCTTCTATATGTTGCTTGTGACCCGATGTCATTAGTAAGAGACTCGCAGTTGCTTGTAGCACAAGGATACAAACTAAGTCGTTTAGCTGTTGCAGATATGTTCCCGAATACCCACCATATAGAGACTCTGGCGCTTTTTGAGGCGAACCGATGA
- a CDS encoding RluA family pseudouridine synthase, with translation MIKAHFVDESMLILEKPEGMLSVPGRGEDKQECLWSHALEQWPDALIVHRLDCATSGLMVLARSKEAHRNLSIQFQNRVPFKRYAALLDGDLGREDGWVNQPMRCDWERRPIQIIDHEQGKNALTFYTNQGLENYKGRTVTRVSLYPITGRSHQLRVHAQFLGHAIIGDHFYALEDAKQIANRLMLHADLLELEHPVTGERLSFTSPAPF, from the coding sequence ATGATCAAGGCGCACTTTGTCGATGAGTCGATGCTGATTCTAGAGAAGCCGGAGGGTATGCTATCTGTTCCAGGGCGAGGTGAAGATAAACAGGAGTGTCTCTGGAGTCATGCGTTAGAGCAGTGGCCAGATGCTCTGATTGTACATCGCCTAGATTGTGCCACCTCCGGCTTGATGGTTTTGGCACGCTCTAAAGAGGCACATAGAAACCTCAGCATACAGTTTCAAAACAGAGTCCCTTTTAAACGCTACGCGGCACTGTTAGATGGGGATTTAGGCAGAGAAGATGGCTGGGTAAATCAACCTATGCGCTGCGATTGGGAGCGTCGTCCTATTCAGATCATCGACCATGAACAGGGTAAAAACGCACTCACCTTCTATACAAATCAGGGGCTTGAGAACTATAAGGGTCGCACTGTGACCCGTGTATCACTCTACCCCATTACTGGTCGATCACACCAACTGCGTGTTCATGCACAATTTTTGGGGCATGCGATTATTGGGGATCACTTCTATGCACTAGAGGATGCAAAGCAGATCGCAAACCGACTCATGCTGCATGCTGATTTACTTGAACTAGAACATCCAGTCACTGGCGAGCGTTTAAGCTTCACCTCACCCGCCCCCTTTTAA
- the nfuA gene encoding Fe-S biogenesis protein NfuA, translated as MLNIDVTEGAQGYLAELLAKQNVEGMAVRLFVTQPGTSYAETCLAYCRPEEVNGEDEIMDFEQIKFYIERNSIPYLDEAFIDYATDRMGGQLTIKAPNAKVPKVSADSPMNEQINYILYSDINPGLASHGGEVKLEELVETDDGYIAILRFGGGCQGCSAVDMTLKDGVEKTLIERVPGLVGVRDVTDHSHTDNAYFK; from the coding sequence ATGTTAAATATCGATGTGACAGAGGGCGCGCAGGGTTATCTTGCCGAGTTACTAGCTAAGCAGAATGTTGAGGGCATGGCGGTTCGTCTTTTTGTGACTCAGCCAGGCACAAGCTACGCAGAAACCTGTCTTGCTTACTGCCGACCTGAAGAGGTGAATGGTGAAGATGAGATTATGGATTTTGAACAGATCAAATTCTACATCGAGCGAAATAGCATCCCTTACTTAGACGAAGCGTTCATCGACTATGCAACTGATCGCATGGGGGGGCAGCTGACGATTAAAGCACCTAATGCAAAGGTCCCTAAGGTTTCTGCTGACAGCCCAATGAATGAGCAGATTAACTACATTCTCTACTCGGATATCAATCCTGGTCTAGCATCACATGGTGGCGAGGTGAAATTGGAGGAGCTGGTTGAGACTGATGACGGCTACATCGCAATTCTTCGATTTGGCGGTGGTTGTCAGGGTTGTAGTGCAGTTGATATGACACTTAAAGATGGTGTTGAAAAGACCCTAATAGAGCGAGTGCCAGGCTTGGTGGGTGTCCGAGATGTTACCGACCATTCGCATACAGACAACGCTTACTTTAAATAG